Part of the Candidatus Dormiibacterota bacterium genome is shown below.
GTCGGTGACGGTGCGGCCGTAGCACGCCGCGCCGCACCACATCGCGCGGCAGCGGCGGTCACCGGGCGGGGTGCCGCAGCGCGAGCGTGCAAAGTCGGGGCCGAGGAGGGACGCGCAAGGGCCCTGACCGGGCGCCTTTCCCGGCCCCTCGCGTCAGGCGACTCGGTCCCTAGCCGGGCGCAGCTTGAGCGGTCGCAGCACCGTTGCCGGGGCCGCGCAGACCGGGCAGCGCAGCGGCTCGCGCACGACGTGCATCCCGCAGAGCAGCAAGCTGCAGGTGTCCCGCGTGCAGGCGTAGCGCACGAGCCCGCGACAAGGGGCCCCGTCGATGCGCGGCCGGGCGCAGAGCCGTTTTGCGCGCTCGGAGACCGACGCATGGAGTGGACTCGCTGCAGAGGTGGTGAGGACCATGCTTCTACCTTGCAACCGCACACGAACTCGCGTCAATGTCCCCCACGGAATCATGACGATTCGATGTGAGCAGTGTCACGCGCAACGTAAGCGTCTCTTCCCACGGGGCCGGATCCGTCAGCGCATCGACGGATCAGGTTGGAACGATCGCCGTGCCAAGAGCGGGAAGGGACCGGACGATCAGCCCAGCCTGTTTCAAGCCGCTCGGTTGCCAGAGAGGCTGTCGGTGACGTGCTTCGATCGGTGCCTGGCGATTTGCGCTCAGCGCCGATCAACAAAAACCCCCGCCATTACGGGGTTCCTGGTGGGCCATCCAAGGTTCGAACTTGGGACCTCATGCTTATCAAGCATGCGCTCTAACCAGCTGAGCTAACGGCCCGAGAGCCCCCACGCTTCGCGCCCGCCGCCCGCGCTCCTCGCGGCGGCGCTTTCGTGCATGTCGAATGGGCTCAAATCAAGGCGATCCACTTTTTCATGATCTCGTCTTCGTTCTTGAGCTGTGCGAGCATCAACGTCTCTAACGCATCCAGCTCGCGCAGCAACTCGGCGTGCTCGGCCTGCCGTTCGTCGAAGGCCGCATGCTGCGCTGCGACGGCGGCTTGCGCATCCGGGTCCTGTGCCGGGGAGGGTGGCGCTGCGCCGCGCGTCACGGAGCAGCGCCATCTGATGGGATAGAGTGCCGGCGTCATTGCGTGATCGTCTGGATGAACTTCTTCGTGATCTCGTCGTCGGCCTTACGCTCTGCCATATCCACGTTGCGCAGCGTGTTGATCTCGCGCATGTTCTCCGAGCGCTCGTCCATCATTTGATCGAACATCGTCGACTGCAGTGAGAGCTGCTCTTGGTTGGCCATTTGCGATGCGTAGAGCCCGAGCTGGAAGTTCTGGTCCTGCGTGTTGATGGCGTTCATGGCGCCGTTCTGCGCCGCGGACGACGCGCTGCTGAAGAGTCCACCGAGCAGCGAGCTGCCCGCGCCGAGCGCCAAGGGAAGTAAGAATGACATGCTTTGCTCCTTTACGTGGTGCTGAGGTCGTCGTCAGCATCGCCGTCGCCGGCATCGAAGAACGCCGCGTCACGAAACGCGCGCAAGTGTGCCGCGGGCGGGAGCGCCGGCGAAAATGGCATTAGGGCGAGCGCCGACGGCGCGACCGTCTGGGCCTGGGACGCCAGGCTGCCTGTCGATTCGGGTGCGCTGCCACCGATCAACGCCTCGTGACGGAGAACGGAGTCTGCGTAGCCGAGACGCCGGCCGTCGGCCCAGTCCGTGACGCTGCCGGTCGCCTCCGGGTCGCCGGCGTTGTACGCGCTGAGCGCGCGGTGAACGCTGCCGTACCTGTGGATCAGTCCAGAGAGCATCGTGGCGGCGTACTCGGCATTCTGCGCAGGGTCCATTGCCGCGGCGCTGCGCGCAAAGGCGTGATAGCGGTCGTCGATCTGAAAGACGCCGTGCCCGTGGCCGCCGTCGCCGACGATGTTGTGCCCGGCGTTGCTGCCTGGGCCGCCGGTCTCTTGGGCGGCTACGGCAGCGAGCAAGGCTGGGGCGAGGCCGTGCTCGCGGGCAGCCTGGGCTATGGCCCCGGCATAGGCGACACCGTGCTGGGAGAGGGAGGTCGCTGCAATCGAGCTCATCGCCCGGCTCTTCACGCAAGGACGCGCGTTTGACAAGAGGAGGGGGGAGGCCTAAAATGTGCGAGTTTGGTTCGAGGGCACAGGGTCGACGTCAGTGCGCTGCTCGCGGGCAGTCGCAACACCGTCGAGATCGAAGACGAGGCGCCGATCGAGAGCTTCGAAGGCGTGGTCTTCGAACAGCCGGCGTCGGTGCGGCTGCGATTGCGCTCGACCAACGGGTGGCTCGAGGTCGAAGGCTCGGTCGACGCTCGCGCGAGCGGCGAGTGCGACGTTTGTCTCGATCCGATCGGCTTCGACGTCCACGTGGACGTGGACGAGCATTTCGATTCGCAGGCGGGACGCGATGCGGATCCGTTCGGCGAAGGCAACGTGCTGGTGGGAAGCCATTTCGACGTTGCCGACCTCGCGCAGCAGGTAGTATTG
Proteins encoded:
- a CDS encoding transglycosylase SLT domain-containing protein, which encodes MSSIAATSLSQHGVAYAGAIAQAAREHGLAPALLAAVAAQETGGPGSNAGHNIVGDGGHGHGVFQIDDRYHAFARSAAAMDPAQNAEYAATMLSGLIHRYGSVHRALSAYNAGDPEATGSVTDWADGRRLGYADSVLRHEALIGGSAPESTGSLASQAQTVAPSALALMPFSPALPPAAHLRAFRDAAFFDAGDGDADDDLSTT
- a CDS encoding DUF177 domain-containing protein, with the protein product MVRGHRVDVSALLAGSRNTVEIEDEAPIESFEGVVFEQPASVRLRLRSTNGWLEVEGSVDARASGECDVCLDPIGFDVHVDVDEHFDSQAGRDADPFGEGNVLVGSHFDVADLAQQVVLSALPMGVRCPRHEGPAEF